A segment of the Gammaproteobacteria bacterium genome:
TGCACTAAAGATAAAATCACCGCGCTGGCTTCTCCACCTTCCTCATTACGGGGTATGAGGCGCAGTGGAACAGTAAAAGCACTTAAGGGTTACCCGTCCTTTCTAGTCCATCTCTGGTAAAGCTACTCACATCTAAGCAATCTAGATACTGTTGATGGATGAACATCGAATAGCCTTGCAACATCAGCTGCAGTTTTCTTTCCGCTGCGGATCAATTGGATAATTTCTTGCTGTTGATTTACTTTAAGCTTATGACGACGTCCTCCAATTCGACCTTCCTTACGAGCTGCGTTTAGTCCATTGCATGTGCGCTCGCGAAGCATCGCTCTCTCAAATTCAGCAAATGATCCTACAATCTGCATCATCATTCTACCCGCTGGAGAAGTAGTGTCGATGGCTTCAGTTAAGCTTTTGAATCCAGCACCTGCTTGTTGGATTTTCTCCATTAGCGTAAGCAAGTCTTTTAAAGAACGTGAGAGTTGATCAAGCTTCCAAACCATCACTACATCGCCTTTCCGTAGCTGTCCCAGCAAACGATGCAGCTCAGGACGTTCCCAACGACCAATGGATGCTTTTTCATGAAAGATGATTTCACAGCCAGCTGATTTTAGAGAGGAAATTTGAGCCACCGTGTCCTGATCTTGAG
Coding sequences within it:
- a CDS encoding recombinase family protein, producing the protein MLLGYARVSTQDQDTVAQISSLKSAGCEIIFHEKASIGRWERPELHRLLGQLRKGDVVMVWKLDQLSRSLKDLLTLMEKIQQAGAGFKSLTEAIDTTSPAGRMMMQIVGSFAEFERAMLRERTCNGLNAARKEGRIGGRRHKLKVNQQQEIIQLIRSGKKTAADVARLFDVHPSTVSRLLRCE